In one window of Psychrobacter sp. P2G3 DNA:
- the creD gene encoding cell envelope integrity protein CreD yields MQKTLLNKLYIIVGLCIIFAVGLTMFRTVISERQHYADIVVAEIAEQHVNPQEVITPFIAIPTTVTPECLIDSENATKCKPSYSAIETIFATQTQAIENLKVSTDTYQRGVYHATSYDGNIKFDQNYALGQYVKDLNYTPSIDLNANETQASLNTELNTDKLQPKQTVFHWDEAKLIIPVSDLRGVAITPTVTINNKQIKATYPKTPMIKGLTYVEVPVPQDILNSQDMIKPSNNGNLVGRNGTGDIGDNLASQSLSISPDNSQTSNLSNDAANAVVSSTETVISEADKASKTDALKTGMIKIIIDLPLSGISSLNTVPTGQSFTLAMQSNWHAPNFIGKELPNMKNFTSNGFEANWQNEYLTVANNQRLSQCLSTPNNQCSVISKAGNPLGIDDVVLVEEGAATSRSANSTHLNSFGVSFAEPNDVYLQTERTLKYALLLILVSFGTFFLFEVIKSSRIHPIQYLLVGCALLVFYVLLLPLAEQISFWKAYATAATACVGLIGWYTYYVLNGVKRALIFTAILAGLYAVFYGILTVEDLNLLLGAVFCFVVLASVMVLTRKIDWYQVT; encoded by the coding sequence ATGCAAAAAACACTGCTTAATAAACTGTATATCATCGTTGGCCTTTGCATAATCTTCGCTGTTGGTCTGACTATGTTTCGCACTGTGATCTCCGAACGACAACATTATGCAGATATCGTCGTAGCAGAGATTGCCGAGCAGCACGTCAATCCGCAAGAGGTTATTACCCCATTTATCGCTATTCCAACCACTGTAACGCCAGAATGCTTAATAGATTCAGAAAACGCTACTAAATGTAAGCCGTCCTATTCAGCCATTGAAACTATCTTTGCGACTCAAACGCAGGCCATAGAAAATCTTAAGGTCAGTACCGACACCTATCAGCGCGGGGTTTATCATGCTACCAGCTACGATGGTAATATAAAATTTGACCAAAACTATGCGTTAGGCCAATACGTTAAGGATTTAAACTATACACCTAGTATCGACCTTAATGCTAATGAAACCCAAGCATCGTTAAATACAGAATTGAATACTGATAAATTACAACCAAAACAGACGGTTTTTCATTGGGACGAAGCCAAGCTAATTATTCCAGTGTCAGACTTACGCGGCGTTGCCATAACACCAACGGTAACCATTAATAACAAGCAAATCAAAGCGACTTACCCGAAAACACCTATGATAAAAGGCTTAACGTACGTTGAAGTTCCTGTTCCTCAAGACATTTTAAATTCTCAAGATATGATAAAGCCATCAAATAACGGTAATTTGGTTGGGCGAAATGGAACAGGTGACATTGGTGATAACTTAGCCAGTCAAAGCTTATCCATTAGCCCTGATAACTCGCAAACTTCTAATCTAAGTAACGATGCTGCTAATGCTGTAGTTAGTAGTACTGAAACTGTCATTAGTGAAGCTGACAAAGCTAGCAAAACTGATGCGCTTAAAACTGGAATGATTAAAATTATAATCGACCTGCCTTTATCCGGCATTAGCAGCCTAAATACGGTACCGACTGGGCAAAGCTTTACGTTAGCCATGCAAAGCAACTGGCATGCACCAAATTTCATTGGAAAAGAGCTGCCAAATATGAAAAACTTTACCTCCAATGGCTTTGAAGCCAACTGGCAAAATGAATATTTGACTGTTGCCAACAATCAACGCCTATCACAATGTTTAAGCACACCTAACAATCAATGTAGCGTCATAAGTAAAGCGGGTAATCCTTTAGGTATTGATGATGTAGTATTGGTAGAAGAAGGCGCAGCAACTTCTAGGAGTGCCAATAGTACCCATCTAAACAGCTTTGGCGTAAGTTTTGCTGAGCCTAATGATGTCTATCTGCAAACTGAGCGTACCTTAAAGTATGCATTGCTATTGATATTGGTCTCGTTCGGTACATTCTTCTTATTTGAAGTGATTAAATCTAGCCGCATCCATCCTATACAGTACTTATTGGTCGGCTGCGCCCTATTAGTCTTTTATGTCTTATTACTGCCGTTAGCTGAGCAAATCTCCTTTTGGAAGGCCTATGCGACTGCAGCGACTGCTTGTGTCGGCCTGATCGGTTGGTACACCTACTATGTGCTCAATGGGGTAAAACGAGCCCTTATTT